The Lolium rigidum isolate FL_2022 chromosome 2, APGP_CSIRO_Lrig_0.1, whole genome shotgun sequence genomic interval TGGACACCCGCGATGAACGATGAACTTCCATGACGTGTGGACGCGCCAGTAGGCCGAGGCCCTCGCACCGCCGCGCCTCTCGTCACGCAAGAGGAGCCGTGCCCCAGCGAGAGCTGGAGCGCCATCTTCTCATCGCCGAGCGGGATGAGCATTCACTGCTCGAGTGGGCGGCCTGCTTCCCTGAGGGTGTCGCGGCCGAGAAGAAGCACTTTGTAACTGCAAGGAGGCGCAGACGGACGCAAGGAGGTCCCCCTCGCTCGGATGGCCGACAAGGCGGTGAGGCGGGCCTTCATCGAGGCGTAGATGACCGGTCCGATGACCATCTCTGAGGATAACCCCCGTTGGGCTGACATGTTCTCGTCGACTTCagtgtcgaccacgacatcggacTCGTCCGATGTCGAGTTTTTAGATTAGATTTATTTTTATCTACACTAGTTTGTAAAATATAAACTATCTCTATTTTATGTTCTATCTAAACTAGTTTTATCATATTTTCTAGATCTTGTTTTATGctattttttgcaaaattatgttTATGGCACTGCATTTTAACGCCTTTGTTGGAGGGCGATTTTGGTAATTCTTTTCGCACGGCTTTTTAGCACTTCCGGTGGAGAACAAACCGATGTCACGCGTTATATAAGGATGCAGCGCGGTCAAGTTGGCTGCGTGGCATTTCTAACTTTTTTGACACGGAAATAGATGGCAAGTCAAGAGAATCTGTTTGTCTACATAATGGAATGGGATCGGCGCTCCAACCTAACCAGGTCTGGGTGGACAAATTTCTATATCCTGAAAGTACCCTTTAATGGGCAGGAATTTACCTATTTTACACTTTTATGGAAAAATACTACTCCTTTGCATAACAAGTATTGATCAATCTTTGCGCTTAGATCTGGCTAGTTGGACGGTTGACATGTCTCTGTCCCTACCGTAAAAGATCCATCGACTAAACCCTTTTGTGTTTCTCCAGAGAGTGGTGGCCCTGTGATGTCTGTTATCGCTACATTCAGTTCCTGGCTTTCTCTCTTTTGGTCTTTTGCCGAAAATCTTGCTTTGTTGGCTATTTGCCTATTTGCTATACTTCTTCCAGTTCATTGAAGTCGTAATTCGTATGTTTTGAAAGCTTTAATCATCATGGTCAGAGCAGTGCCATGTTCCGTTATCAGAACCGGAAGTTAGGCGAGAACATTCAGATGCTTCCATTTTCGGCAGTAGAAATCGGGTCAGTGTGCCCTGTATGACCGCATCAGTTTCTTTTGCAGGAGTCTTGCTCCATTTAACCGTCTAGAAGGTGGACTTTTCCTTGTTCATGCATCTTTTTTTTTCGCGGTGCAGTTTTCAACCTGTTGTTTGTTCGTCCAAGGTGGACTTGTCCACTTTCATCCGGAGCTAGGTTCACCCCAACGCAAACGAACAAGAAAAGGAACACAGCCGTAAAAATCTATCTGTAGACCTACCAAACAAATTGGAATggatacatctttttcttcaaaATGGATCGACCAGGTGAAGACGTGGGTGCGGCACGCTAGATTTATGTCCTCCAAAAGCCAGTAGACTTTACTGACCAAGACGTGCTGGACCGGGTGGGCATTTCGGCGAATCTTCCACAGGAAAAGCTTCATCTCCTTCCTCCTATTCTTCCCCTTTCATCGCCAGCGCTAAAATTTGGTCAACACCACATCTACAAGAGTTCCGAGCTCCCCATTCCGCGGAACAGGCCCGGCCGGCGATGTCGTCCGCCGGCGCTGGAGGCAAGCCGTCGAGGTCTGCCATCGTGGCCGACACGGAGAGCGGGCACCACCTTCTTACGATCCACGGTTACTCCCGCACCAAGGGCCTGTTCACCGGAGAGTGCGTCAGGTCCAGCCCATTCACCATCTGCGGGCATCGCTGGAGCATCGACTACTACCCCAACGGCATACGCTCGGCAGTCGAGCATTACATATCCCTCTCCCTGATCCTCGACGAAGATGTCGCGGAGGCGGTGAAGGCGCAGTTCGACTTCCGCCTTGCCAGCGATGTGGAGGAGCCCGAGCAAGTTGCGGCGCTGGCGTCGGCACCGGTAAGAAGATTCTCTTCCCGGGGCGTATCGTCGTACACCTCGTTCATCAGAAGGAACGAGCTGGAGAAGTCCAAGTATCTCGTAAACGACTTGTTCACCATCCGGTGCGACATCGCTGTTGTTCACAACTACCGGGCGTTCACCGACGCCGTGGCCTTCGTCTCCGTGCCTCCTTGCGACCTGCGCCGGCATCTCGGCGAGCTCCTCGAGACCGAGAAAGGCGCCGACGTGGTGTTCGAGGTCGGAGGCGAGACGGTCGCCGCACACCGGTGCGTGCTCGCTGCCCGCTCCTCGGTCTTCAGCGCCGAGCTCTTCGGACCGATGGTGGAGGGCAATGCCGCCGGCGTGGTCGTACGCATAGAAGACATGGATGCAGAGGTGTTCAAGGCGTTGCTGCATTTCGTGTACACGGGCTCATTGCCGGAGGCCCGGAAGGAAGATGAAGATGTCACCTACCAGcacctgctcgtcgcagcggacaGGTATGGCATGGAGCGGTTGAAGCTGATCTGCGTGGAGAAGCTGTGCCAGTACATAAATGTGGGCTCAGCGGCGATCATCTTGGCGCTCGCCGAACAGCACCATTGTGAGGGGCTGAAGAAGGCGTGCTTCGACTTTCTCGCCGCTCCGGCGAATCTGAGGGCGGTCGTGGCCACCGACGGCTTCCAGCATCTGAGCAAGAGTTGCCCTTCTCTTATGGTCGAGGTGATCACAATGTCCTGCGCATTACTTGAGTGATGGATCGCCGAGTGTTATGTCAATGGTGTTACACGATTTAGCCACATTTCACCTAATCTTTGTCAGTTCATTGCATCTCTGCAACTGTGTTAGTTAACAAGAAAGTACATTCAAATCAGAGGGCATATAATGGTCAGGTTTTGGGCAATGGTAGCCCATGGATTGTAGATCTGTGTCATGTGATTTTGCTTGTCTTTTACCAATGGGTACTCCTCTCTTTGAGATATTGGCTCTAAAGCTTCCCTTCTTCTGGGGTGAGGTGGTATTCATCCCTTGCGAGTTCAGCTGCTTCGACAAGCTTTGGAAAGTGTGTGAATCATCTGTGCTCCTTCGCGCTGTAGGGATACATGTCCTCATGTGCGCCCTCGCTCGTCACATAGATATggtttgtgctgttgccacttgcCACTGAGGTTGATCAGGAGTAGGGCGATCCCTTCCCGGAAAATATCAAGGGGGGAAGTTAAGCATGGATCAGCTAGTTAATGCAGCACCTTTAGAACAAGTACAATAAATCCTAGTCAGttggctacaaggattaaaataatatatttgtgtttagttggaggagagcgaagaggagagagaatgtaagtgggctctcatgcaagagctagCTATAGCACGTGCTTCTAGTCAAATTGTGTTAATGAAAAGTGGGTCATCCATTAAAAAAGTAGTGCATTCCTATAGCCAACTACTACgtattgtacttgttggctacaagttggctatatatgacataatatcttgcttatagccaacaaccggctacactattggagttgctcttagGCATGGTTTATTGTGTTTGTGgccttgaaataaaagcaataatTCCTGTTGCTGCACAAATTTTCAAGAAATTTAGGTATGTCAGTTTACATGTAATAATCAGGATTTGGTTCTAATGTTGTTGTGTTGAGCAGGCCTCGTTCGCTCCGACCAAGGTTTGCCTGCAGTAACTCGTTGTCGAGCTGATCCAGATACCTGAATTCCTGAAACATCACCATGTCTTAGCTGCTGAATACTGTACTTCAGAATTCAGTTGGTACTTTCAACTGCCGATCGTTCTTGGCTCACAGTACCAGAATCTGAACACAAATGCATCAGTTACAACTTACAACTTACAAGGTGGTGGGGTTCCAAGTCCCTCCAGCTTCTGCGACCCACTGTTGTCGTGATGTCATATGTTTAGGAAGCTTTGATCATGGTCAGAGCATTGTCATGTTTAAGTTACCAGAAATAGAAACTAGGCTAGAACATTCCTCTGCTAACAGAAGTCTGGTCTGTGTGCCCTGTTTGACCGTGTAAGTTTCTTTTGCAACCAGATTGCTTCATTAATTTTTAGCGAAACCGTCTAGATGCTGGACTTTCTCTCGGATGAGATGTTGGACCTGAACATGGTTCAAGGACTGAACGGCTAGTTTGTCAGTCTGACCAGACCTTCCAGAAATCCTGGGCTGTCCATGTACGCCAATGAACATTTGCAATGCAGGTCACCAGCTGGAAATTAAGTTTACAGGAGAACATAAGAGCTAAGATATCGaaaagtgtctttgacacatTGGCACCAGTGCTCTTCTCGctttcagattttttaaatttttaaaatctCACGTTTCTAAGTCTCAAAAAGTTATgacgttaaatatatagatagatatatacgggtggggtgtatgcaaaaaaatcccgttaaaaaatactttgtattttgaacaatataaaaagacaaatttcttaaTGGTAGTAAAATAGAGTCTAtccttttgtcagaaatttgtttttttttgtatttcccaaAATTTAATGTGTTTTTCACCAGGACTTTTTTGCATACACTTCTCACAAACATATCTATCTACGTATTTAACGCCATAATTTTTAAAGACAtaaaaatatgagatttaaaattttcaaaaaactaaaagtggagggagcactagcacccatgtgcaccaaatttctGTCCCTAAGATATGAACAAAAGTCCATGCAAAACCTTTTGTCTAGAAGATCCGGTGAGGTAAAGACGTCAGTTGCCTCTTGATATATTTATTGTCATTGACAATGACAGTGTTGTTTTGTGATATAAAAGATGAGAACCTTCCAAACCCATCTCTTGAAGACATATACTAGCTTACTTACAATATTGCATATTATTGCCTAGCATAGCATCCTTTATGTTCCGGtagcatctacatgaagatttcaTCTAATATCGCCGGAaccagacgaatttagatggaatcttcatgtagatggtactttttctgtaaaatccttatacaatgcgatccttctttctgatttaccagttgataacaataagaagatttggaagatgaagataccattaaaaattaaattttttggatggtatcttcgtcgcggggttatcctcaccaaagacaatcttgttaagccgaattggcacggaagtacacggtgtgtttgtTGACATCAGGATGAAACCATCAAACATTTATTCTTAcagtgccagtttgcgagatctgtatggtcagtcatccaagtagcgtctaccctgtatcctccgactagtgtcgccaatgtctttggcaattggcttcatggtatcgattcaaggtttaagttgcttcttagggtgagggcgctagcagttatctgggagctttggctatgtaaaaatgacaagatctttaatgacaaaaattgctctttgttgcaggtcatctacagatgtacaaggtattatccgttcgtggttacctcttcagcgagtggagaaccgagacctatttacggaggtctgtacacggttgaaggatacggcgagggatactttttccctacatgggtggcagcataatctacggatagaAGCCACACCTACACCTTAggcgtcatatgattcatcgtttcgatatgtatctcgcctagttttctTTATATATCTTTTTtaacttgagacaacaaaacggctgtgtgcatcctgattatgcagaggccggatgtaattgcttcctaaattaataaagcatcctttatcgaaaaaaaaatgtcCTTTGAAAAGTTGCAGCTCATGATGTACAGCGATTTTGACCTGGAATTCAATACACATTCATGCAATCTTACAAAGTTGGATGACATGAGTTCGACTTTATTTAATCATGAAATAGAAAATCGACTGCCCAACTGATCACTACGTTTGCCAAAAGAAAAAGGTGATCCATTAGGTATATGTATCCATCTATCGACGATGCCCTCGTTCGCATGGCATCTCTTGCACGTGATCTTGCCCTTTTCGCGAGGACGAAGTGCGGCGAACTTTGCACACGATGCAACTAGCGTGTAATGGTGTAGCACGGAAAGGTGCGTTGCCATGCGTGCAGATTCAGCCAGATAAAAATAAAGAGCTTGAGGTTGCAGCATGTTCACTTGCGTTGCCAATGAGCTAGCTAGGTCACCGACCACTGTTCCGTTGACATGTCCAAAATCATTTTGTTCTGCTTTGTAAAAAGTTCTCCTCTCTATCTTATATCGGTTCGGCCGTtacggctttatttataaagtggGACGAAATCCTATTTCGAGGAGAACCTTGTTTAGATACAAAAGACATGAACATGTAAACTGTAATTCTTTAATGATTTTCAATATTTCTAGCGATGCTATTGTTCATGCTTCCCAGGAGCCAAAACACTGCCACTAGTTGTTTAACTAATCAGATTCAGAGGCGGCATGTGTTAGCATAAAAATTAGCGGCCAAAAGTGTGTTTTGAGTATGTGTGACTGTCTTCTAGAAATTGGAGGGGGCATATTCTTCTGCACTTTGTGTTTAAGGTGGGTGCCCCGGAGAAGGTAGGTAGTCTCGTTAATCATGGCACCTATTGCTTGAGTTGAACACTCACAATTCTGGTAGTAGGAGTGTGaatattccgcaactagttgcgcccgcaccttAATATCGGATATCGCACTTTGGAATTTTTAAAAAATGTGAAATAAAATCGTGGACATGGTATATGTTGTATTTTGTGCACATCTAAACTTTCGTTCTACCATATGTAATctgtggaaaaaagaaaagaccaaaCTGAATAGTATCCATAACTATTCGCGTATCATTTGCCTTTTTTGAGCAGGCCAGACATTTTTAACTTTTTTGATGAAACTTTGCGGATGCATAATGGACAATATAATTTATGTCTCagatttatttttgaattttttgaaaagttaGAAGTGTGACATCCGACAATAGGGTGCGggtgcaactagttgcaaatAAGAGTTCGAATATTATCGGATAACGCACTTTcgaattttcaaaaatgtgaaatAAAGTCGTGGACATGGGATATGTTGTATCTTGTGCACATATAAAATTTCGTTCCAAAATATGACCATATGTGACATGTGGAAAAAAGAAATGACCAAAATGAATAGTATCCATAACTATTCACGTACCATTTATCTTTTTTACTTTAGTTTCCTCCTACGACCTATTGACATGTCTTGTGCTAGTCctttatgttggagata includes:
- the LOC124688744 gene encoding BTB/POZ and MATH domain-containing protein 1-like, whose amino-acid sequence is MSSAGAGGKPSRSAIVADTESGHHLLTIHGYSRTKGLFTGECVRSSPFTICGHRWSIDYYPNGIRSAVEHYISLSLILDEDVAEAVKAQFDFRLASDVEEPEQVAALASAPVRRFSSRGVSSYTSFIRRNELEKSKYLVNDLFTIRCDIAVVHNYRAFTDAVAFVSVPPCDLRRHLGELLETEKGADVVFEVGGETVAAHRCVLAARSSVFSAELFGPMVEGNAAGVVVRIEDMDAEVFKALLHFVYTGSLPEARKEDEDVTYQHLLVAADRYGMERLKLICVEKLCQYINVGSAAIILALAEQHHCEGLKKACFDFLAAPANLRAVVATDGFQHLSKSCPSLMVEVITMSCALLE